A single window of Candidatus Microthrix subdominans DNA harbors:
- a CDS encoding FAD-dependent oxidoreductase: MTPSLEPVDADMVVVGGGIVGLAVAWAARQRFPTRTIMVLEQEAELAHHQSGRNSGVLHSGLYYRPGSAKAELAVRGQRAMVDFAGEHGVAHRIGGKVVLATRNEQLPALDELARRGAANGVAAERLGPADIAEHEPHAVGKAGLFVPATGVIDYRQVAATLAEIGPDAVHLGWRVLELAEERGGVSVHTDHGTVRTGQVVACAGLWADRLERRTHRPCRASSGSEGSDADASLGTGATTRHPPGKARSTAKRLSIVAFRGEYHRLRPGAAGWVRELIYPVPDPELPFLGVHLSRGVDDEVHAGPNAVLALARDGYRWGRIDPLEVARLLANPPVWHLAGRYWRVGLDEVARSLSRRRFAASVAELVPGIMAGDLEPSPAGVRAQALRGDGGLEDDFVIASVGRITHVLNAPSPAATASLAIGERVAAELR; encoded by the coding sequence ATGACGCCCAGCTTGGAACCGGTGGATGCCGACATGGTCGTCGTCGGCGGAGGAATCGTGGGCCTGGCGGTGGCCTGGGCTGCGCGCCAGCGGTTTCCGACTCGGACGATCATGGTGCTGGAGCAAGAGGCCGAATTGGCCCACCATCAGAGCGGACGCAACTCGGGAGTCCTGCACAGCGGGCTGTACTACCGCCCGGGTTCGGCCAAGGCCGAGCTGGCGGTGCGAGGCCAGCGGGCAATGGTGGATTTTGCCGGCGAGCACGGCGTAGCCCATCGCATCGGCGGCAAAGTGGTGCTTGCCACGCGCAACGAACAGCTGCCGGCCCTGGATGAGCTGGCGCGACGGGGCGCAGCCAACGGTGTGGCGGCCGAACGGCTCGGGCCGGCCGACATCGCCGAGCACGAGCCCCATGCCGTCGGCAAGGCCGGGCTGTTCGTGCCGGCAACCGGAGTGATCGACTACCGGCAGGTGGCGGCGACGTTGGCCGAGATCGGTCCGGACGCAGTGCATCTGGGCTGGAGGGTGCTGGAGCTGGCCGAGGAACGCGGCGGCGTGAGCGTTCACACCGACCACGGCACGGTCCGCACCGGGCAGGTGGTGGCCTGCGCCGGCCTGTGGGCCGACCGCCTCGAGCGCCGGACCCATCGACCGTGCCGGGCATCATCGGGTAGCGAAGGTTCCGACGCCGACGCCAGCCTTGGAACGGGCGCTACCACCCGGCATCCGCCTGGCAAGGCCCGCTCGACCGCGAAGCGGCTGAGCATCGTGGCGTTTCGGGGGGAATACCACCGGTTGAGGCCCGGTGCCGCCGGGTGGGTGCGGGAACTGATCTACCCGGTGCCCGACCCCGAGCTGCCCTTTCTGGGGGTGCACCTCAGCCGCGGGGTCGACGACGAAGTGCACGCTGGACCCAACGCGGTGCTGGCACTGGCCCGAGACGGGTACCGCTGGGGCCGAATCGATCCGTTGGAGGTGGCTCGCCTGTTGGCCAACCCTCCGGTGTGGCACCTGGCCGGGAGGTACTGGCGGGTCGGCCTCGATGAGGTAGCCCGATCGCTCTCGCGCCGGCGCTTTGCCGCATCGGTCGCCGAGCTGGTGCCTGGCATCATGGCAGGCGATCTGGAGCCGTCCCCCGCCGGGGTGCGAGCCCAGGCTCTGCGCGGCGACGGCGGCCTGGAGGACGACTTCGTGATCGCTTCGGTCGGCCGGATCACCCACGTGCTGAATGCGCCCTCCCCGGCGGCGACGGCGAGTCTGGCCATCGGCGAACGCGTGGCGGCGGAGCTCCGCTGA
- a CDS encoding helix-turn-helix transcriptional regulator — translation MALETDRRTRKRLARRRELLDIAADLWDEGGPEALTLAAIGERADLTAPSLYTYFPSKSAIVAALQRDALEVLAQAAREAVDAWSAPDGSDPHVVALGRLVAFSDLTMRAPTEHPLEFGLQQRLMASPGLEDPNDAAGVLPAAFEALAVPAALIDQAVEARAVDATDPETMLGAADSSTVRAVRWLAALHGALAVDALPVGVPADGHTMGRLLTCDLLRGWGADAERLVDAQALADDWRHR, via the coding sequence GTGGCATTGGAAACAGACCGGCGAACCCGCAAGCGGCTGGCACGACGGCGGGAGTTGCTCGACATCGCCGCAGACCTGTGGGACGAAGGTGGTCCCGAGGCGCTGACCCTGGCTGCGATTGGTGAGCGAGCCGACCTGACCGCCCCGTCGCTGTACACCTACTTCCCCTCCAAGTCCGCCATCGTCGCCGCCCTGCAGCGGGATGCGTTGGAGGTGTTGGCCCAGGCCGCCCGGGAGGCGGTCGACGCCTGGAGTGCCCCCGACGGGTCCGACCCGCACGTGGTCGCGCTGGGCCGCCTGGTCGCCTTTTCGGACCTCACCATGCGGGCACCGACCGAACACCCGCTGGAGTTCGGCCTTCAGCAACGCCTGATGGCCAGCCCCGGCCTGGAGGACCCCAACGATGCGGCCGGCGTACTGCCGGCAGCCTTCGAGGCGCTGGCGGTTCCCGCTGCTCTGATCGACCAGGCCGTCGAGGCTCGGGCCGTCGATGCCACCGATCCGGAAACGATGTTGGGGGCAGCCGATTCGTCGACGGTGCGGGCCGTGCGCTGGTTGGCGGCGCTGCACGGCGCGTTGGCGGTCGATGCGCTGCCCGTGGGGGTTCCTGCCGACGGCCACACCATGGGGCGGCTGCTCACCTGCGACCTGCTGCGGGGCTGGGGCGCCGATGCCGAACGACTCGTCGATGCGCAGGCCCTGGCCGACGACTGGAGACACCGATGA
- a CDS encoding sterol desaturase family protein: MTEILLMIVAFVGGWIGWTLAEYVLHRFAMHALGGKGIMSREHLEHHVTSSWSFDPVILLAWAGIFLVGCAVWIPLTRLAGASWPVAASVAVGWGVGYFFYEFFHARAHLVPPTGTYSTWLRRHHFHHHFGHPMANHGVSVMWWDRAFGTLERPDTVRVPRRLALPWLVDDSGELLPEFVDDYRLVGSADAGEREAMLDRARAFASVAPVD; encoded by the coding sequence ATGACCGAGATCCTGTTGATGATCGTCGCCTTCGTCGGAGGGTGGATCGGGTGGACGCTGGCCGAATACGTCCTGCACCGCTTCGCCATGCATGCCCTGGGTGGCAAGGGCATCATGAGTCGGGAGCATCTCGAACACCACGTGACGTCGTCGTGGTCGTTCGATCCCGTCATCCTGCTTGCCTGGGCGGGCATTTTCCTTGTCGGGTGCGCCGTCTGGATACCGCTCACCCGCCTGGCCGGTGCCAGCTGGCCGGTCGCCGCGTCGGTGGCCGTCGGCTGGGGGGTGGGGTACTTCTTCTACGAGTTCTTCCACGCCCGGGCCCACCTCGTTCCACCCACCGGCACCTACAGCACCTGGCTGCGCCGCCATCACTTCCACCACCACTTTGGCCACCCCATGGCCAACCACGGGGTCAGCGTCATGTGGTGGGACCGGGCGTTCGGCACCTTGGAGCGTCCCGACACCGTCCGGGTTCCCCGCCGCCTGGCCCTGCCGTGGTTGGTCGATGACTCCGGCGAGCTGCTGCCCGAGTTCGTTGACGACTACCGGTTGGTCGGCTCGGCCGACGCGGGCGAGCGGGAGGCCATGTTGGACCGTGCCCGGGCGTTCGCCTCGGTGGCGCCGGTCGACTGA
- a CDS encoding type IIA DNA topoisomerase subunit B encodes MADDTTQSGYDASHIEVLEGLEAVRKRPGMYIGGTGSSGLHHLVWELIDNAVDEAAAGHANLIEVTLHRDGSVEVSDNGRGIPTGQKADGRTAVEVVFTELHAGGKFGSGAYGSSGGLHGVGASVVNALATKLVVEVDLDGATWRLAFVERRPGHIGPRGGFTPSSTLEKVKKIPARRTGTRVRFWPDTDIFDPDARIDHERVRDHVAEVCFLVPTLKVRLTDKRGTNPPEPEEFSAKGGLADFVDYLSIGDPLCEVITIRGEGTFTEKVPVDGKLTETERTCEVDLALRWVKGYDTRVVSFVNTIPTAEGGTHVAGFERALTKAVNDTLLPGLRKLAALEKKGKGRAEKGDVQEGLVAALKVTLPEPQFRGQTKGELGTPGVQSIAYEITKDGMVTWFDGGGAKSHISAVREKLAQAVINRVAARQTLDARRKAAKLGATGMPDKLADCRTHGMDAELLIVEGDSAAGPAKAGRNSENMAVLPLRGKVVNAGKATMKQVVENAEAQALFTAIGAGFGRDFNLDDARYGRIIILCDADVDGSHIRCLLLTLFYHYMRPLLEAGRVFAAQPPLYSVKVGDEVRYTFSDAERDALTTELASSGRNTEKLNWVRFKGLGEMDVNELFETCLDPENRILRRLTMEDAMEATRAADRFEVLMGSDVARRKAFLLENSELVDPAVLDV; translated from the coding sequence ATGGCCGACGACACCACCCAATCCGGTTACGACGCTTCTCACATCGAGGTGCTTGAGGGCCTCGAAGCGGTCCGCAAGCGCCCGGGCATGTACATCGGGGGAACCGGATCGTCCGGCCTGCACCACCTGGTGTGGGAGCTGATCGACAACGCGGTCGACGAGGCCGCCGCCGGACACGCCAACCTGATCGAGGTCACCCTGCATCGGGATGGCTCGGTCGAGGTGTCCGACAACGGGCGGGGCATCCCCACCGGCCAGAAGGCCGACGGCCGCACTGCCGTTGAGGTCGTGTTTACCGAGTTGCACGCCGGCGGCAAGTTTGGCTCCGGCGCCTACGGATCCTCGGGCGGGCTGCACGGGGTGGGCGCATCGGTGGTCAACGCACTGGCGACGAAACTGGTCGTCGAGGTCGACCTCGACGGCGCCACCTGGCGTCTGGCCTTCGTCGAGCGACGCCCGGGCCATATCGGGCCACGCGGCGGCTTCACCCCCTCGTCCACGCTGGAGAAGGTCAAGAAGATCCCGGCCCGACGTACCGGCACGCGGGTGCGGTTCTGGCCGGACACCGACATCTTCGACCCGGATGCTCGCATCGACCACGAACGGGTGCGCGACCACGTGGCCGAGGTGTGCTTCCTGGTCCCCACCCTCAAGGTGCGCCTGACCGACAAGCGCGGCACCAACCCACCCGAACCCGAGGAGTTCTCGGCCAAGGGCGGGCTGGCCGACTTTGTCGACTACCTGTCGATCGGCGATCCGCTGTGCGAGGTGATCACCATCCGCGGCGAGGGCACCTTCACCGAGAAGGTCCCCGTCGACGGCAAGCTGACCGAGACCGAACGCACCTGCGAGGTCGACCTCGCGCTTCGCTGGGTCAAGGGCTACGACACCCGCGTCGTCAGCTTCGTCAACACCATCCCCACCGCCGAGGGCGGCACCCACGTCGCTGGGTTCGAACGGGCGCTGACCAAAGCGGTCAACGACACGCTGCTGCCCGGCCTGCGCAAGCTGGCGGCGCTCGAGAAGAAGGGCAAGGGCCGCGCCGAGAAGGGCGACGTGCAGGAGGGCCTGGTGGCCGCCCTCAAGGTGACGCTGCCCGAGCCCCAGTTTCGCGGCCAGACCAAGGGCGAGCTGGGCACGCCTGGCGTGCAATCGATCGCCTACGAGATCACCAAGGACGGCATGGTGACCTGGTTCGACGGCGGCGGCGCCAAGAGCCACATCTCGGCGGTGCGCGAGAAGCTGGCCCAAGCGGTGATCAACCGGGTAGCCGCGCGACAGACGCTCGACGCTCGGCGCAAAGCCGCCAAGCTCGGCGCAACCGGCATGCCCGACAAGTTGGCCGATTGCCGCACCCACGGGATGGACGCCGAGCTGTTGATCGTCGAGGGCGACTCGGCGGCCGGCCCGGCCAAGGCGGGGCGGAACTCCGAGAACATGGCGGTGCTGCCGCTGCGCGGCAAAGTGGTCAACGCCGGCAAGGCCACCATGAAGCAGGTGGTGGAGAACGCCGAGGCCCAGGCACTGTTCACTGCCATCGGCGCTGGGTTCGGCCGTGACTTCAACCTTGACGATGCCCGCTACGGCCGCATCATCATCCTCTGCGATGCCGACGTCGACGGCAGCCACATCCGCTGCCTGCTGTTGACGCTCTTCTACCACTACATGCGACCGCTGCTGGAGGCGGGACGGGTGTTCGCCGCACAGCCACCGCTGTACTCGGTGAAGGTGGGCGACGAGGTGCGCTACACCTTCAGCGATGCCGAACGTGACGCTCTGACCACCGAGCTGGCCTCCAGCGGCCGCAACACCGAAAAGCTCAACTGGGTGCGCTTCAAGGGCCTGGGGGAGATGGACGTCAACGAGCTGTTCGAAACGTGTCTCGATCCCGAGAACCGGATCCTGCGTCGCCTCACGATGGAGGACGCCATGGAGGCCACCCGTGCGGCCGACCGCTTCGAAGTGCTGATGGGCAGCGACGTCGCCCGCCGCAAGGCGTTTCTGCTCGAGAACTCCGAGCTGGTCGACCCGGCCGTCCTCGACGTCTGA